In Prunus dulcis chromosome 2, ALMONDv2, whole genome shotgun sequence, a single genomic region encodes these proteins:
- the LOC117617606 gene encoding serine/arginine-rich splicing factor SR34A — protein MSGRFSRTIYVGNLPSDIRESEVEELFYKYGRIVDIELKIPPRPPCYSFVEFESSRDAEDAIRGRDGYNFDGCRLRVELAHGGRGPSSSDRRGGYDRGSSGGGSGGGRFGASRHSEYRVIVRGLPSSASWQDLKDHMRKAGDVCFAEVSRDSEGTYGLVDYTNSDDMKYAIRKLDDTEFKNPWTRSYIRVKLYESSPSRSRSRSRSRSRSVRRNQSKSRDRSVSRSVSRSRSASPVKSSRPRSRSGSESPRPVRSGSG, from the exons ATGAGTGGTCGATTTTCTCGCACAATCTACGTTGGCAACCTACCCTCAGATATAAGAGAATCAGAGGTTGAAGAATTGTTCTATAAG TATGGCCGCATAGTGGATATTGAATTGAAGATTCCACCTCGCCCTCCGTGTTATTCGTTTGTTGAG TTTGAGAGTTCTCGTGATGCAGAGGATGCAATCAGAGGGCGTGATGGGTATAACTTTGACGGTTGCCGTTTAAGG GTGGAGCTTGCCCATGGTGGTAGGGGCCCATCTTCAAGCGATCGTCGTGGTGGATATGACAGAGGCAGCAGTGGTGGAGGTAGCGGTGGCGGTCGCTTTGGTGCTTCACGTCATTCTGAATATAGGG TTATTGTTCGTGGCCTCCCTTCTTCTGCTTCATGGCAAGACCTGAAG GACCATATGCGAAAAGCTGGTGATGTGTGTTTTGCTGAGGTTTCTCGTGACAGCGAAG GGACTTATGGTCTAGTTGATTATACCAATTCTGATGACATGAAATATGCT aTTCGGAAACTTGATGATACAGAATTTAAAAATCCTTGGACAAGATCTTATATTCGG GTTAAATTGTACGAGAGCAGTCCGTCAAGGAGCCGGAGTAGAAGTCGTAGCAGAAGCAGAAGTGTGAGAAGGAATCAGAG TAAGTCTCGGGACCGATCCGTCTCAAGATCAGTATCAAGATCTAGGTCTGCATCACCTGTCAAATCCTCCAG GCCAAGATCAAGGTCAGGGTCAGAATCTCCCCGTCCG GTGCGGTCGGGTAGCGGCTGA
- the LOC117617607 gene encoding 60S acidic ribosomal protein P1-like, whose protein sequence is MSTAELACSYAAMILHDDGIAITSEKIAALVRSANVAVESYWPSLFAKLAEKRSLEDLILNAGSGGCSAPVTVAAASGGAGGAASAAAPAAEEKKEEPKEESDDDMGFSLFD, encoded by the exons ATGTCGACCGCTGAGCTTGCTTGTTCCTACGCCGCCATGATTCTTCACGACGACGGCATCGCAATCACA TCAGAGAAGATTGCCGCCTTGGTGAGATCAGCTAATGTGGCAGTGGAATCATACTGGCCAAGCCTCTTTGCCAAGCTTGCTGAGAAGAGGAGCCTTGAGGACCTTATTTTGAATGCTGGCTCCGGTGGCTGTTCTGCTCCCGTAACTGTGGCTGCTGCTTCTGGTGGTGCTGGTGGTGCTGCCAGTGCTGCTGCTCCTGCAGCTGAGGAGAAGAAG GAAGAACCCAAAGAAGAGAGTGACGACGACATGGGATTCAGCTTGTTTGATTAG
- the LOC117617295 gene encoding uncharacterized protein LOC117617295, which yields MALIEALPELLERPANTMEYTGLMVFLCPIWMVLLLGVVIGWSWKPKWAPFGNGKDKFGCSVSKGFDFSLPPSPSRSLMSPLKGFSSAPCLNSFELASQGCEALFMDREFERTTSASPSEFDEGSTSQLNEEKSNAVTEEDLDLLCTLVDMKDGGPTWIQMMERSTPTMNYQGWCRVPEIGPPQYRSRTIYEDATPEMVRDFFWDDEFRLRWDDMLRHSTTIEECPTTGTMVVQWIRKFPLFCKDREYIIGRRIWESGRLYYCVTKGVPYASIPRNDKPRRVDLYYSSWCIQAVESRRANGQLTACEVLLFHHEDMGIPWDIAKLGIRKAMWGTVKKIEAGLRAYQTERALGLPLSRSAFMAQINTKIHPEYLKASGDTEDSSQTEVVTASGKAVRRHISKLLIFGGTIILACTLNRGLLIKTLVFGVTRTFAKVGKKL from the exons atGGCTTTGATTGAGGCTTTGCCTGAATTATTGGAAAGACCAGCAAATACAATGGAGTACACAGGTTTGATGGTGTTTCTATGTCCTATATGGATGGTCTTACTTCTTGGTGTTGTGATCGGATGGTCGTGGAAACCCAAGTGGGCACCTTTTGGGAACGGCAAGGACAAATTCGGCTGCTCTGTTTCTAAAGGCTTCGATTTTTCGTTGCCGCCTTCGCCGTCCCGGTCGTTAATGTCCCCATTAAAAGGCTTTTCATCGGCTCCGTGCTTGAATTCGTTTGAGTTGGCTTCCCAAGGTTGTGAAGCCTTGTTCATGGATAGGGAATTTGAGAGAACAACTTCTGCTTCACCTTCCGAATTTGATGAGGGCAG CACATCGCAGCTCAATGAAGAGAAATCTAATGCAGTGACAGAGGAGGACTTGGACCTTTTATGCACGCTTGTAGATATGAAAGATGGAGGTCCTACTTGGATACAGATGATGGAACGTTCCACTCCAACTATGAACTACCAAGGCTGGTGTAGGGTTCCCGAG ATTGGTCCTCCTCAATATCGTAGCAGAACTATCTATGAGGACGCAACACCTGAGATGGTAAGGGACTTTTTCTGGGATGATGAGTTTCGATTAAGGTGGGATGACATGCTTAGGCATTCGACAACGATAGAAGAGTGCCCTACCACGGGAACCATGGTGGTACAGTGGATACGGAAG TTCCCGTTGTTCTGTAAAGACAGAGAATACATAATAGGTCGTCGAATTTGGGAATCTGGAAGGTTGTATTATTGCGTGACAAAG GGAGTACCCTATGCCTCTATTCCAAGGAATGACAAGCCAAGACGCGTTGACTTGTACTACTCGAGTTGGTGCATTCAAGCTG TGGAATCAAGAAGAGCCAACGGCCAGCTGACGGCATGCGAGGTTCTACTCTTTCATCACGAAGATATGGGTATTCCATGGGATATTGCAAAACTTGGAATACGAAAAGCAATGTGGGGGACCGTCAAGAAGATCGAGGCTGGCTTACGTGCCTACCAAACAGAAAGAGCTTTAGGACTGCCACTTTCTCGGTCAGCCTTCATGGCTCAGATCAACACCAAAATACATCCGGAGTACCTGAAAGCCTCAGGAGACACCGAGGATTCGTCACAGACTGAGGTGGTGACTGCATCTGGCAAAGCTGTGCGTAGGCACATATCGAAGCTCCTAATATTTGGTGGGACCATAATCCTTGCTTGCACTCTTAATCGAGGGCTCTTGATAAAGACATTGGTATTTGGGGTAACCAGAACGTTTGCAAAGGTAGGAAAGAAATTGTAA
- the LOC117617296 gene encoding uncharacterized protein LOC117617296 — protein sequence MLCSVPANKSGSNWLDRLRSNKGLPTGDNLDLDHFLSRNTNSSSEFPTPNVSSSTESTRPGSDRVVNQSTTSCPNRDNQGEAFIGLVNNVLSELFFMGGSDERSKLLGKKIPRKQANPRVCVTSTANSDSNAATANATEEKSSDWGRNDENVLDKAACLDSQNGSLMKNKDLGNVGGEEGEEVEEEEEEEKEELRELKGYSISEVTVIDTSCGVWKTEKVVFRRKNVWKVREKKAKVRKFGRRKRKVVDEEVGVEGGDDIDKKKAKVSALKEADGDECIALKSTEGQNSQNDTSNEVCEDTPDSLNERGEEFGKDMPDAKSKDAKKGFPLNRSPRKMKKGDSSVILIKGIPTDNKNGGKLLRTCLKDIQKQYTA from the exons ATGCTCTGTTCGGTGCCTGCCAACAAGTCCGGTTCGAACTGGCTGGACCGGCTCCGGTCAAACAAGGGCCTTCCGACCGGCGACAATCTTGACCTCGACCACTTCCTTAGCCGAAACACAAACTCTTCCTCGGAATTCCCAACTCCCAATGTCTCATCGTCCACAGAGTCGACTCGGCCGGGTTCGGACCGAGTGGTGAATCAGTCCACAACCTCGTGCCCGAACCGAGATAACCAGGGAGAGGCATTCATCGGCCTGGTGAACAACGTTCTCTCGGAGCTATTTTTCATGGGCGGCTCCGACGAACGTTCCAAACTTTTAGGGAAAAAGATTCCTAGAAAACAAGCAAACCCTAGAGTTTGTGTCACTTCCACGGCCAACTCTGACAGCAATGCTGCTACTGCAAACGCCACCGAAGAGAAGAGCTCCGACTGGGGTCGAAATGACGAAAATGTCCTCGACAAAGCAGCGTGCTTGGACTCGCAAAACGGCAGCTTGATGAAGAATAAGGACTTGGGAAATGTGGGTGGTGAGGAAGGTGAGGAGgtggaagaggaggaagaggaagagaaggaggaGTTGAGAGAGCTGAAAGGGTATTCGATCAGCGAAGTGACGGTGATCGATACGAGTTGCGGGGTTTGGAAGACGGAGAAGGTGGTGTTTAGGAGGAAGAATGTGTGGAAAGTTAGGGAGAAGAAGGCCAAAGTTCGGAAGTTCGGGAGACGTAAGAGAAAAGTGGTTGATGAGGAAGTTGGTGTTGAAGGCGGTGATGACATTGACAAGAAGAAGGCTAAGGTTTCAGCTTTGAAGGAAGCTGATGGGGATGAATGTATAGCTCTCAAGTCCACTGAA GGACAGAATTCACAGAATGACACAAGCAATGAAGTCTGCGAGGACACACCAGATAGTCTTAATGAAAGAGGGGAGGAATTTGGCAAAGACATGCCAGATGCTAAAAGCAAAGATGCCAAGAAAGG GTTTCCTTTGAACAGATcaccaagaaaaatgaaaaagggtGACTCCTCTGTTATACTTATTAAAGGCATTCCTACCGACAATAAAAATGGGGGAAAGCTTCTGAGAACGTGTCTCAAGGACATCCAAAAGCAATACACGGCTTGA